ttaaaccctatgtggttgaaaggatgaaaatctttgttcatagatatgtgtttcagttatacatgattgaagtataagttataaaaataggaaagaacaggtgaattgtctatcgaaatgtgatattcgggcttcgggcctagcaggctataatgccggtgaaatgatatcgggctttgAGTTTAGTAAGCTATGATGCCGGTGAAATATTATTcgagcctttgagcctagcaggctataatgccggtgaaatgaaatgttatgtgaattcggtgttccttgtaagatagggatttagccgaatgtttaaaatgaaatgatagtgtattatatcatgcttatatggcctaatggtaagtataacatgttggtaaatatgcaatgtgcttttataatcgattgataagtttgaaatgaatgtgagtaaaatgttatgcataagctatcaaatgctaagtgtgaaaatgagatgaaagaaaagtgttgaaatgtgttaatatatgattaaatatgcatgatatttgtatCCGGCTTAAAGACcgtaggctatatgctggaattatatccgagttaaatcccgcaggcttcgtgctagtaatatatctgggttaaatcccgcaggcttcgtgctggtaatatatccgggttaattcccacaggcttcgtgctagtattatatccgggttaaatcccgcaggcctagtgctggtattatattcgggcctttgagcctagcaggctattatGCCGATGAgacactattcgggcctttgggcctagcaggctataatgccggtgagatactatttgggctttcgagcctagcaggctataatgccgatgAAATGATAATCGGGCCTCGatcctagcaggcgaaatgccggtgatttgagaaaagtctaagactaaggtacctcgtgttagattgacaaatgaatacattcaatacattaagtgggccaggtacacaTTATGTACTCacatgtgagtttgatttgaagtgaatcattagtgtgtaatgtgatacatacgtgaataaatgttataactatatctatgatcatgatacatcgggtcagggtgtgaaagcatgtgaaagtatttgagttaattatgttatatgaattcagattaagtatgataagaatgctgaacgtgcattatgtgtttgtgtgtattcggccagatggcaatatacgtagaatatggcctcttgagaaattgaataatcgaagtataattgcgtttatttgtttgcattgcttaaaacttactaagcttatgaaagcttactccgttgttacattcctctgttttgtagattgttggctccagttatttgctcgggttggagttcaccggagatattatcacactgtcgagctcacgctattggcGTAAGTAattcctagtatttcgagtctatggcatgtatagggttttaatgttgagtatgtgatactaTAAGTTAGCCAAAGGtggtggcttgtattgataaagtgttttggccatgtgaattggcctatgttggctagtgatgttttgggcctcgtaagcccatataagggacagattgcatgtgaaaagaaaagatttaaattgattgaaatttttttggcacgatttttgtgtgattgactgagtttaagtcgggtaacatctcgaaccttgttccggcgagggatacgggctaggggtgttacatgggtgGTGCCGCCAGTTTGTCAGGCATCACCCCAGTGTTATTATTCAAAACAttccattttggtaaataattttttgggtgacccatttcgataattaatttatttttaatattatttaggtaaaataccaataaaaatataattttaaaataaaaaatttatgaaaaagactctttaaattaaaaaaattaaaaatataaaagaaatctAAAATTCAATGTTTTTTAAACGGACCAAACCGGTTAGTCGAACCAGTTGGACCGAGAATCACTTGGGGCATCGATTTGGTGAGAGGTAAAAAATTGGTTAACTTGCGAACAAATATGGATTAATTGAGCCAAGCTAAAATATCGGTTGAATCGGTAGTTGAACCAATTTCAAACTAGTTTGACTAATTGGTTCTAAGAAAGACTAATCAACCAGATCAAAGcatataaattgttaaaaataaaaaaaaattataaaaaccaaATCAACTACAGATTCAATTGGCTTTTTGGCTTGGTTCAATCAGTCCATATCGATTTGTAGGTTAATCATTTTTTACCTCTCACAACTCAGTTGATTCTTAATCCAACCGGTGTAGTCTAATTTAAATATCattgaattttgggtttttttataaatttaaaatattttttaaaaaatcatttttatttttttacttttcagtTTGAAAGAGTTTTTTTTCATActtctttttaatataatttttaaaatttgtatctttttttaaaatatgaaaaaattaaatattttttataataatatgttGTTTTAAAGGCAAAggaccaatttgaaaaaaaaatataaatattgagaactaaaaaaactattttaCCTTTGAcatcattaatttattaattttaatagtaaaattagATTAAaggaaactaaattttaaatttaaaaagagtATTTCAACTTAAGTGTTAACTAAAAAAATGTAAAGGGGCATTATGTAAAACTGACCCTATTATCTAGCGGATCCTTCAAGTGTAAAATGGAACATTCGGGGATTGGTATGGTTGGCCCCTCAAAACTAATTTGGGCAGGAGAAAGGTTCTGAGATAGCAAAACAATTACCACCCATGGCAACGGTCTCTGATTCACCAGAAGATAGTCCAAACCCTAATCCACCACCATCGCCGCCCAGCGATTTCCCTTCTAAAAGCGAATCGAATGCTCCCGAACAAGTCACTCCATGGATCGATTCCGCTGTGGAGCAAGCTCTTCTATACCAGAAGATCATCGAACAGAACGTTAACGACGCTATCAAAGCTTCTAGATCTCGACTTTCAGAAATTCGCTCCACCTCCTCAGCTCATTTTAATCTAACCATTGTAcgcttctctctttctctctttttagcCGAGAATTAGGAGAAGgggaaattttatttattttattatatacttttaaattGCTAGGAGTCACTTAAAGATGTCAAATCACAACTTGATGTCTACGAGGATTTGGCATTCGGCAAAGTTAAAGGTCTGTTCCGTCAACCCATTCAATCCATGCACGCTCTGCTTGTAACTTGGAGAATTAATTTTCGGTTTTGAGGTTTCACATTTTTGTTGCAGAGGGGATTAATATTGCAGCTTCGAATCCATTGATCACCGTCGGTGCTGCTGTTGGCTTGGGATTCCTGGTACTTAAAAGTATGGTTCCTAGGTTGTTTATGCAACAATGGGCATCAATTAAAACCGTCTCTATCCTTTTTGTATATGATGAAAATGATGCTACCATGTAATTGTACGAGCAAATGTATATGCATAACTCGCTATTCATTGAAACTAGCTCTTTCTATGTTCTGCTGGTGTTTGTCATGACCAAATTTAATGATTAGTTTAAGTGTTTTAGAATTGTTAAGGGGTCTTGATAAAGTTGTTCCTTAGAGAACTTGCAGGTTTACGATTCCCAGCCTTGCAAGTGCTAAGTTTGCTTAATTCCTTAAATGACATATTAAGCAATTCTCTTCATCTTCTTACTTCTAGTTGTTGCAATGTCCAGGGCCAAGACATTTACTGTATTACAAGACTTTGCGTCTTTTTCAGAGCGAAGAGGTGAGTCAAATATCGTTAGCCTTATATGTTATGATTTATGGAGTCCCCTTTTTGTCCTTTTTGTTGGTGGGTTTATTTAGCTAATAAATACATATACTCAATTTGGATTCTGGAAGACCCACTACTTATTCTCATTTTGGATTTTAGAAAAGGACATGAATGAGATTTCTAATTACATGCAAAAAGTTACCCTCCCAGGACATTGGAATGTTAGGTCTCTATAAATTCCAATTTCTCAAAGAGTGAAATCCATATCTACTTGCAACAGAATCTTGAATTCCATTTTCTTCCTGAAAGTTCAAATCTGTTAACCTACTCACAATCATACGCATTTTTTATGGTAAAAGTATGGAAACAAATGGCTATCCCAAATTTGTATCAACTCAAAGGATTATTTGAGTTTGCAGCATAGAAGGTAGTAGAATTTTGATATGTCAAGGGAAAGTTGAAACAGCCTGTTGTAGTAATGTTGGAGGAGCTTTTTCTAGCTTCTTATTCGATATTGCTTGAATGAATGCCTCCCAAATAGTTTTTTGGATCTTCTATTTCGTTTTTGCACATCATGGTCCATGCAGTGATATATTTATCAGTTTTTACCGTTTACGACACAATCACTCAGTTCAGGAAGCATCTTTCTGAATTTATTAGATTATTTTGAACCAAAAAAAGAAAGCTCATTATAGTGAGCAACACCCATTAAACATCTTATCAGTTTAAAGCCACTATCATTTATGTCCTACTATTTCTTGTTGCAGTCCTTGATTTCCAGAGCTGATATTAGAGTAAAGGAACTGAGACAATCAATTGACCGCCTTAAGGCTGAAAGTGAGAAGTTAGAGGTAACATTTTCCCCATTAGATTTAACTGATGAAAACTATTGACAAGCATTCTATTATCATGTGCCTATGTTGtttcatgtttttattattttggacaTCTGTTCTATGTAATGTGTCTAGCCACTGGTTTATAGTTCAGCATATCTACTCAGTCTTCTAGTGTTGTTTTATAGGCTATTCTTGGTGATGTAAAATTTaggttttctattttattttccctgaTATCTCTACGAATCAGAAAATTAGGATTTTGAACCAAGAAGCAAAAATTATCTTCCTCTGGTGTGTGCTGGTTTTTCAATAGCAGGATTTTTTCTGCTTATTGGATTGTTAAATACACTTATCCTAAAAAGTGCATAGTTTATGCATGAAAGTTCATCAGTGGTGGAGAACTTATACTCTTGGTTTCGGCTGATTCTAGAATTCTTCTGTGTTAAACACATAAGTTatagcttttctttctttttttaataataatctaaagGTAAGAATGAAATGTTGATGACAATAGAGAATTCACTGTTTCCTAAGGTATACTTGAGCTGTTTTAATTAGAGTGCTTTGGGTTGTGTGTTCAATGGGAATTGGTAATCCCCGGGAATTGAAAAGTATCTAAATTGCTGAAATGACTTTTCAAACAGCTTTTATCCAACAAACTGTTCATGCGGTGATGTATATATCCACTTCAAAAGTTTCTTGTTCTTAATATACATCCTGGAATTACATTGACTTCTAGTTCCTATTTGATGAAACTTTAATGTACATTAGAATATCATTAGAAAATGTGTATTGCACAAATTATAGTGGATCATTTCCCTAGATCAACTTAAGCCCTTTAATCAAGCATCTATgaaatatatttcataaatttatgCTTCCAGCGAAGTGCATCAGTAGCCGAAGACGAGCTGATCCGTGGCCGGACAAAACTCAGGTTTGTAATTTCAAATGAAGTACAGTGTAATGTTAACTTCTGCCTCTTGAGGCTAATTATTGCCATTGGACATATTCAATTTTGTTTCAGGCAAGCAGGCAAGCAGATCCGAAGTGTAATTCAGTCAGCTTATAAGATTGAAAGACAAGCAGCAGGTATTCAAGTACTCTCTCTCAATTAGGTTCATTGAATTATTTTCAGCATTTGTAAGGCTGAGAAAACTTCCTTATATTATGTCGCATCAGGACTAAAAGATACCCTTGGAGAACTTCCAAGCAGAGAGGCATCTCGGTTTCGATCGCAGGTATGTTCTTCGAATATTATGAATGGACTTgttttttgaatatatataagtatattgaTTGTCATATAATGAAATGCATAGACCATAAACCTGGATGACTGCTGCTGTTTTCCTTGGAAGCATTGCTTATATGGAATAATTGATTTGCAGGTTTCCAGCCTTGCGTCTCAGGCAAAGCGAGAACGGAATGTTTTGACAAAGGAGGTTTCAAAAATTAGTAATCATGGAATTGCAGTTTGAGGCATCTCTTGTCCCTGCTATTTTGTTAAGTTCACATGTCACTGTTTTCATCACTAACACGATGTTTTGAGTGGATACATTTTGGGTGGAGGTTCTatcattatattcaaattttaattggAGCCTGATGTTTACACGTCGGGGAACATGTATAAAATAAACGAACTTCCTACATGAATTTTAGTATTCCATTTTTAAGGCCCTGGTTTCTGAACTTAGAAGGTCTCAAGGTTTGGTTTCAAGGCCTCATAGTTTGGTCCAATCTATGGAAATAGAATTGTAGTAATCCAGCACGAATAATTCATTAAACCTATGTCTGGGTtgtgagaaaaataaattataaatcacAAAGGGTAGCAAGTGATATATTATAGTtctttcaattttatctttttcaaaaataaatttgaattaagTGTGTTGATTTTCATAtggttatattattattattatttaaaaataagttaaGTATTTGGTATACTTGTAGTCTATTTTTGTAACTGTAAAATTGATAATTAAGATGAATATTAAATCTTAAATCAGCAGGAATACTTGATTAAAGAGAAGAAGGAAAAACACAACATTGTGTATTCAGCAAGTTTCGCGGCAAATCTTTTAATTAGCAAAATTTCACCATCGGCTCAAGTATGAGCTTCTCTTTGTAAAATGTTAAAACAGACAGATAAGTTCTAAGCTCACATGCTTTAGAAATTGGGATCAATCATTTTATAATGTTCGttattaaaatttgaaaggtGAAAGCAGGCAAGGACACAGAGCTATGAAGCCATTGTTAGCATGAAGCCGCCATGCCATCCTAGAACAATGTCAGGCAGGAGACAAGCAAGCAAGAAATCGGAAACAGTCCCTTCAATCCACGTATAGTATTCCTTGGCTACTGGTGTCGATCCCTACCAATCATAAACAGCTATTTTGGGTTGGCCCAGAAAATTGAAATTGGGATATTGGACGCCATTGATTACAGTTTTATCCCCCAAAGTCCCACTGTGTTTGAACCAcagatttcaattttttttttttaatcagttGGTGCTGGCGCGAAGAAATAGAGAAACCCAAGCACCATGTCACTCGCGGCTCTCACTCTATCGTCTCCTCTTACTGTCTCCACTACCACCAAACAAAAACCACGGCCTCCTCACTATCCTAGACCTAAAATCACATGCTCCTCCCTCACCACCCAATCAGCCAAACAACACCTCCTCAATCTCATCTCCGACCAGGAGCGGGGTCTCAAAACCCAAAACGACACTAACAAACGCGATTCAATAATCAAAGCCATTGATGCCATGGCCGTTCTGGGCCGCAATACTGTCACCACAGGCGACTCCCTATCCGCCACGTGGCGGCTTCTATGGACTACGGAGAAAGAGCAGCTCTTCATTATAGAGAAAGCTTACCTCTTCGGTACTCAAGCCGGCGACGTTTTGCAGGTCATAGATGTCGACAACAAGACCCTCAATAACGTTATTACCTTTCCACCCGACGGAGTTTTCTTCGTTCGGTCCAGCATTGAAATTGCGTCGTCTCAGAGAGTGAATTTCAAGTAATTACTTCTTCTTCAGCAAAACCTACTTTTCCTTCTTTTCCTCTCGCTTAACGACtgaataaaattgtattttgaatttcTAGGTTTACGAGTGCGGTTCTCAGGGGAAAAAACTGGGAGTTCCCGTTGCCTCCATTTGGGCAGGGTTGGTGAGCACTTgtatcttttttatatatattattgactGTAATAATTCTCATTTATTTTGCAGTAA
The Gossypium hirsutum isolate 1008001.06 chromosome A07, Gossypium_hirsutum_v2.1, whole genome shotgun sequence genome window above contains:
- the LOC107952162 gene encoding uncharacterized protein translates to MATVSDSPEDSPNPNPPPSPPSDFPSKSESNAPEQVTPWIDSAVEQALLYQKIIEQNVNDAIKASRSRLSEIRSTSSAHFNLTIESLKDVKSQLDVYEDLAFGKVKEGINIAASNPLITVGAAVGLGFLVLKRPRHLLYYKTLRLFQSEESLISRADIRVKELRQSIDRLKAESEKLERSASVAEDELIRGRTKLRQAGKQIRSVIQSAYKIERQAAGLKDTLGELPSREASRFRSQVSSLASQAKRERNVLTKEVSKISNHGIAV
- the LOC107952163 gene encoding probable plastid-lipid-associated protein 11, chloroplastic; amino-acid sequence: MSLAALTLSSPLTVSTTTKQKPRPPHYPRPKITCSSLTTQSAKQHLLNLISDQERGLKTQNDTNKRDSIIKAIDAMAVLGRNTVTTGDSLSATWRLLWTTEKEQLFIIEKAYLFGTQAGDVLQVIDVDNKTLNNVITFPPDGVFFVRSSIEIASSQRVNFKFTSAVLRGKNWEFPLPPFGQGWFETVYLDDEIRVVKDIRDDYLVVERAPYNWKE